Proteins encoded by one window of Porphyrobacter sp. YT40:
- a CDS encoding heme-binding protein translates to MKAARWIAAGIALASVGAAAVYAQYRQTEQPDYAVLRADEDFELRDYPALVVAEVSHAGSRERASGASFRRLAAYIFAQDRPAGGEAIAMTSPVLQDETQPGEWRMRFVMPSKYTLATLPPAPEDIALTEVPARRMAAVRFAGNGSARDLALMEARLRDWLATQGLMPAGEAEFAFYDAPMVPGPLRRNEVLIPVAAQ, encoded by the coding sequence GAGCCGCCGCCGTGTACGCTCAATATCGCCAGACCGAACAGCCCGATTACGCCGTGCTGCGCGCGGATGAGGATTTCGAACTGCGCGACTATCCCGCGCTGGTCGTGGCCGAGGTCAGCCATGCAGGCTCGCGCGAACGGGCGAGCGGAGCGAGCTTCCGGCGGCTTGCAGCCTATATCTTCGCGCAGGACCGCCCGGCCGGCGGGGAGGCCATCGCCATGACCTCGCCCGTGCTTCAGGACGAGACCCAGCCCGGCGAATGGCGGATGCGCTTTGTGATGCCGTCGAAATACACGCTCGCGACCCTGCCGCCCGCGCCCGAAGACATCGCTCTCACCGAAGTGCCCGCCCGGCGCATGGCGGCGGTGCGGTTTGCAGGCAATGGCAGCGCGCGCGATCTGGCGCTGATGGAGGCGCGGCTGCGCGACTGGCTCGCCACACAGGGCCTGATGCCCGCGGGCGAGGCCGAATTCGCCTTTTACGATGCCCCGATGGTGCCCGGCCCGCTGCGCCGCAACGAGGTGTTGATCCCCGTCGCGGCGCAGTAG
- a CDS encoding DUF1153 domain-containing protein: MAYPRNVSIADAIKSYNSLPRNHRVHWSKARKDEVVRAVHEKAISFHEARERYLLSRSEFAQWEADYIATGGETAPMQDA; the protein is encoded by the coding sequence ATGGCCTATCCCAGAAATGTCTCGATCGCCGATGCGATCAAGAGCTACAATTCGCTGCCGCGCAATCACCGCGTGCATTGGTCGAAGGCGCGCAAGGACGAGGTGGTTCGTGCGGTTCACGAAAAGGCGATCAGCTTCCACGAAGCCCGCGAACGCTATCTGCTGAGCCGCAGCGAGTTCGCCCAGTGGGAAGCGGATTACATCGCCACCGGCGGCGAAACCGCGCCAATGCAGGACGCCTGA
- a CDS encoding prolyl oligopeptidase family serine peptidase — MTIASATGAAAQEQPADGIPGPAQDPYIFLEEARSPEALAWVEAENKRTLAAFEADPRYAQLKAEALAIFNSDDRIPGVAFTPHGMINFWQDAKNPKGLIRRTTLESWRTDKPEWEIILDIDALAAAEGKEWVYGGMSCLPPEGTRCMVYLSDGGKDASLGREFDITTKSFVEDGFALPESQGSAQWLDEDTLLVSRNFTPETTTESFYPFTTRLWKRGTALEDAPEIFRGEKTDVSAGASLLRDGEHVIHGRLGYRGISFHEREYFFEKDGQWLKLDLPTKAGPAGIIDGQILFSTDVDWTRGDQTFAADSLVSADLEAWKADPNGVPMTLVWAPGERQTKQGAQTTKNSLFVELLDNVRGRVLKFDYADGKWSSTQVALPDNATLGIVASSDETDEIMFASTDFLSPSTWYYAKDGLTLEQVKQSPSYFDSAGMEIEQHEATSKDGTKIPYFVVKPKGMTLDGSTATLLTGYGGFQVPRLPGYLGSTGKLWVEKGGAYVLANLRGGGEFGPMWHQTAIRENKQRTWDDFIAVGEDLVKRGFTSPEHLGIQGGSQGGLLVGTFFTQRPDLLNAAIVQIPLFDMLRYHLIGRGASWIGEYGDPRIPEQRAWIEGYSPYQKIVEGVDYPAPFLWASTADDRTHPAHARKGAAKLKALGQPYYYFEDTTGGHSGGVDNDQRAKLQALQFVYLMQRLMGPATGE, encoded by the coding sequence ATGACCATCGCATCCGCCACCGGCGCCGCGGCGCAGGAACAGCCCGCCGACGGTATCCCCGGCCCCGCGCAGGATCCCTACATCTTCCTCGAAGAGGCCCGCTCGCCCGAGGCGCTGGCCTGGGTCGAGGCGGAAAACAAGCGCACCCTTGCCGCCTTCGAAGCCGACCCGCGCTACGCGCAGCTGAAGGCCGAGGCGCTGGCGATCTTCAATTCCGATGATCGCATCCCCGGCGTCGCCTTCACCCCGCACGGGATGATCAATTTCTGGCAGGACGCGAAGAACCCCAAGGGCCTGATCCGGCGCACCACGCTGGAAAGCTGGCGCACCGACAAGCCCGAGTGGGAAATCATCCTCGACATCGACGCGCTCGCCGCAGCCGAAGGCAAGGAGTGGGTCTATGGCGGCATGTCCTGCCTGCCGCCCGAAGGCACGCGCTGCATGGTCTACCTGTCGGACGGGGGCAAGGACGCGAGCCTTGGCCGCGAATTCGACATCACCACCAAGAGCTTCGTGGAAGACGGCTTTGCCCTGCCTGAAAGCCAGGGGAGTGCACAGTGGCTGGATGAGGACACCCTGCTGGTGAGCCGCAACTTCACGCCCGAGACCACCACCGAAAGCTTCTACCCCTTCACCACCCGCCTGTGGAAGCGCGGCACCGCGCTGGAGGACGCACCGGAGATTTTCCGGGGTGAAAAGACCGACGTGTCAGCGGGTGCATCATTGCTGCGCGATGGCGAACACGTGATCCACGGGCGCCTCGGCTATCGCGGTATCTCGTTCCATGAGCGCGAGTATTTCTTCGAGAAGGACGGCCAATGGCTCAAGCTGGACCTGCCGACCAAGGCCGGGCCTGCCGGCATTATCGACGGCCAGATCCTGTTCTCCACCGATGTCGACTGGACGCGCGGCGACCAGACCTTTGCGGCGGATTCGCTCGTCTCGGCCGATCTCGAGGCGTGGAAAGCCGACCCCAACGGGGTGCCGATGACGCTGGTCTGGGCGCCGGGAGAACGCCAGACCAAGCAAGGTGCCCAGACAACCAAGAACAGCCTGTTCGTCGAACTGCTCGACAATGTGCGCGGGCGGGTGCTGAAGTTCGACTACGCGGATGGCAAGTGGTCGAGCACGCAGGTCGCGCTGCCCGACAATGCGACGCTCGGTATCGTCGCTTCGTCTGACGAGACGGACGAGATCATGTTCGCCTCGACCGATTTCCTCAGCCCCAGCACGTGGTATTACGCCAAGGACGGCTTGACGCTTGAGCAGGTCAAGCAGTCGCCTTCGTATTTCGATTCCGCCGGCATGGAGATCGAACAGCACGAGGCGACCAGCAAGGACGGAACGAAAATCCCCTATTTCGTCGTCAAGCCCAAGGGCATGACCCTCGATGGCTCCACCGCCACGCTGCTGACCGGCTATGGCGGGTTCCAGGTGCCGCGTCTGCCGGGCTATCTCGGCAGCACGGGCAAGCTGTGGGTCGAAAAGGGCGGCGCCTATGTGCTCGCCAACCTGCGCGGCGGTGGCGAGTTCGGGCCGATGTGGCACCAGACCGCGATCCGCGAAAACAAGCAGCGCACCTGGGACGATTTCATCGCGGTGGGCGAGGATCTGGTGAAGCGCGGCTTCACCTCGCCCGAGCATCTCGGCATCCAGGGCGGCTCGCAAGGGGGGCTCTTGGTGGGCACCTTCTTCACCCAGCGGCCCGACCTGCTGAACGCGGCGATCGTGCAGATCCCACTGTTCGACATGCTGCGCTATCACCTGATCGGACGCGGGGCCTCGTGGATCGGCGAATATGGCGATCCGCGCATCCCCGAACAACGCGCCTGGATCGAGGGCTATTCGCCCTATCAGAAGATCGTGGAGGGGGTGGACTACCCTGCACCCTTCCTCTGGGCCTCGACCGCGGATGATCGCACCCACCCCGCTCATGCGCGGAAAGGTGCGGCCAAGCTGAAGGCGCTCGGCCAGCCCTATTACTACTTCGAGGATACCACCGGGGGCCACTCCGGCGGGGTCGACAACGACCAGCGCGCCAAGCTGCAGGCGCTGCAATTCGTCTATCTCATGCAGCGCCTGATGGGCCCGGCGACGGGCGAGTAA
- a CDS encoding ATP synthase F1 subunit epsilon, with translation MPLHFELVTPAKLVRSEDVHMVVVPGTEGEFGVLEGHAPFMSTIRDGAVQVFAKDGAAPEIIQVRGGFAEVNEKGLTVLAEHVEG, from the coding sequence ATGCCCCTCCACTTCGAACTCGTCACCCCCGCCAAGCTCGTCCGCTCGGAAGACGTCCACATGGTGGTCGTCCCCGGCACCGAGGGCGAATTCGGCGTGCTGGAGGGCCATGCGCCCTTCATGAGCACGATCCGCGACGGCGCGGTGCAGGTCTTCGCCAAGGACGGCGCGGCGCCGGAGATCATCCAGGTGCGCGGCGGCTTTGCCGAGGTGAATGAGAAGGGCCTCACCGTGCTCGCCGAGCACGTCGAGGGCTGA
- the atpD gene encoding F0F1 ATP synthase subunit beta, translating into MATAALNQTTNGTISQVIGAVVDVQFEGELPPILTALETRNGDKTLVLEVAQHLGENTVRTIAMDATEGLVRGSEVINTGAQISVPVGPKVLGRIMNVVGEAIDERGPIGAESTAPIHAEAPAFIDQSTEAAILVTGIKVIDLLAPYAKGGKIGLFGGAGVGKTVLIQELINNIAKGHGGVSVFAGVGERTREGNDLYHEFLDAGVIAKDAEGNATSEGSKVALVFGQMNEPPGARARVALSGLTMAEYFRDVEGQDVLFFVDNIFRFTQAGSEVSALLGRIPSAVGYQPTLATDMGKLQERITSTTKGSITSVQAIYVPADDLTDPAPAASFAHLDATTTLSRAISELGIYPAVDPLDSTSRVLEPRVVGAEHYETARRVQETLQKYKSLQDIIAILGMDELSEEDKLIVARARKLQKFLSQPFHVAEVFTGISGVFVQLEDTVKSFKAVVDGEYDHLPEQAFYMVGGIDQVVEKAKKMAEEA; encoded by the coding sequence ATGGCCACCGCCGCTCTCAACCAGACCACCAACGGCACCATCTCGCAGGTGATCGGCGCCGTCGTCGACGTGCAGTTCGAAGGCGAACTGCCGCCGATCCTCACCGCGCTCGAGACCCGCAACGGCGACAAGACGCTGGTGCTCGAAGTCGCCCAGCACCTCGGCGAGAACACCGTGCGCACCATCGCGATGGACGCGACCGAAGGCCTCGTGCGCGGCAGCGAAGTGATCAACACCGGCGCGCAGATCTCGGTGCCGGTCGGCCCCAAGGTGCTCGGCCGCATCATGAACGTCGTCGGTGAAGCGATCGACGAGCGCGGCCCGATCGGCGCGGAAAGCACCGCCCCGATCCACGCCGAAGCCCCGGCCTTCATCGACCAGTCGACCGAAGCCGCGATCCTTGTCACCGGCATCAAGGTGATCGACCTCCTCGCGCCTTACGCCAAGGGCGGCAAGATCGGCCTGTTCGGCGGCGCGGGCGTCGGCAAGACCGTGCTGATTCAGGAACTCATCAACAACATCGCCAAGGGCCACGGCGGCGTGTCGGTGTTCGCCGGCGTGGGTGAGCGTACCCGCGAGGGCAACGACCTCTACCACGAATTCCTCGACGCCGGCGTTATCGCCAAGGATGCCGAGGGCAATGCGACCTCGGAAGGCTCCAAGGTGGCGCTCGTCTTCGGCCAGATGAACGAGCCCCCGGGCGCGCGCGCGCGCGTCGCGCTCTCGGGCCTGACCATGGCGGAATATTTCCGCGACGTCGAAGGTCAGGACGTGCTGTTCTTCGTCGACAACATCTTCCGCTTCACCCAGGCGGGCTCGGAAGTGTCGGCGCTGCTCGGCCGTATTCCCTCGGCGGTGGGCTATCAGCCGACCCTCGCCACCGACATGGGCAAGCTGCAGGAGCGCATCACCTCGACCACCAAGGGCTCGATCACCTCGGTGCAGGCGATCTACGTGCCCGCGGACGACTTGACCGACCCGGCGCCTGCCGCTTCGTTCGCGCACCTTGATGCGACCACCACCCTGTCGCGCGCGATCTCAGAGCTTGGCATCTACCCGGCGGTTGACCCGCTGGATTCGACCAGCCGCGTTCTCGAACCGCGTGTCGTCGGTGCAGAGCACTACGAAACCGCCCGCCGCGTTCAGGAAACGCTGCAGAAGTACAAGTCGCTTCAGGACATCATCGCCATTCTCGGGATGGACGAGCTGTCGGAAGAGGACAAGCTGATCGTCGCCCGCGCGCGCAAGCTGCAGAAGTTCCTCAGCCAGCCCTTCCACGTCGCCGAAGTCTTCACCGGCATTTCGGGCGTGTTCGTTCAGCTCGAAGATACCGTGAAGAGCTTCAAGGCGGTGGTCGATGGCGAATACGACCACCTGCCCGAGCAGGCCTTCTACATGGTCGGCGGGATCGATCAGGTGGTCGAAAAGGCCAAGAAGATGGCCGAAGAGGCGTAA
- a CDS encoding F0F1 ATP synthase subunit gamma, with protein MPSLKELKGRINSVKSTQKITKAKQMVAAAKLRRAQAAAEAGRPYALRLSAVMASLASKVSGSAAPKLLAGTGADQKHLLVVVNTDKGLCGGLNSNIVKAAKAKARELQAAGKTVEFYLVGKKGRAPLKREFPNLIGAGFDTSTVKTPGFDEAEAIADELIAMFDAGQFDVAHLIYPTFKSALAQDPTVNQLIPVPAPTDAVAADSVVEYEPGEEEILEELLPRYVRTQLFGALLEREASEQGASMTAMDNATRNAGELIQKLTIQYNRSRQAAITTELIEIIAGAEAL; from the coding sequence GTGCCATCGCTCAAGGAACTCAAGGGCCGGATCAACTCGGTCAAATCGACCCAGAAGATCACCAAGGCCAAGCAGATGGTCGCGGCGGCCAAGTTGCGCCGTGCCCAGGCTGCGGCCGAGGCCGGGCGGCCCTATGCCCTGCGCCTCAGTGCGGTGATGGCCTCGCTGGCGAGCAAGGTGTCCGGCTCTGCCGCGCCCAAGCTGCTGGCGGGCACCGGTGCGGATCAGAAGCACCTGCTCGTGGTCGTCAACACCGACAAGGGCCTGTGCGGCGGTCTCAACTCGAACATCGTCAAGGCCGCCAAGGCCAAGGCGCGCGAGTTGCAGGCGGCGGGCAAGACGGTGGAATTTTACCTCGTCGGCAAGAAGGGCCGCGCGCCGCTGAAGCGCGAATTCCCGAACCTGATCGGCGCGGGCTTCGACACCAGCACGGTGAAGACCCCGGGATTCGACGAGGCCGAGGCCATCGCCGACGAGCTGATCGCGATGTTCGACGCGGGCCAGTTCGATGTCGCGCACCTGATCTACCCGACCTTCAAGTCGGCGCTGGCGCAGGATCCGACGGTCAATCAGCTGATCCCCGTCCCCGCCCCGACCGATGCGGTCGCAGCGGACTCGGTCGTGGAATATGAGCCCGGCGAAGAGGAAATCCTCGAGGAACTGCTGCCGCGCTACGTGCGCACCCAGCTGTTCGGCGCACTGCTCGAGCGTGAGGCTTCGGAACAGGGCGCCTCGATGACCGCGATGGACAACGCCACGCGCAACGCGGGCGAGCTGATCCAGAAGCTGACCATCCAGTACAACCGCAGCCGCCAGGCCGCGATCACCACTGAACTTATTGAAATCATTGCGGGCGCAGAAGCGCTCTAA
- the atpA gene encoding F0F1 ATP synthase subunit alpha: protein MEIRAAEISKVIKDQIANFGTEAEVSETGTVLSVGDGIARIHGLDQVQAGEMVEFANGVQGMALNLEADNVGVVIFGSDSEIKEGDVVKRTGTIVDVPVGKGLLGRVVDALGNPIDGKGPIVADKRMRVEVKAPGIIPRESVSEPVQTGLKAIDALVPVGRGQRELIIGDRQTGKTAVAIDTFINQKEANQGDDEGKKLYCVYVAVGQKRSTVAQIVKQLEENGAMEYSIVVAATASEPAPLQYLAPYTGCAMGEFFRDNGMHAVIVYDDLSKQAVAYRQMSLLLRRPPGREAYPGDVFYLHSRLLERAAKMNAENGHGSLTALPIIETQAGDVSAYIPTNVISITDGQIFLETGLFYQGIRPAINVGLSVSRVGGAAQTKAMKKVSGSMKLDLAQYREMAAFAQFGSDLDAATQKLLNRGARLTELLKQKQFSPMPFEEQTVSIYAGTNGFLDAIPVNRVNEYEAQMLDFMRREHGDVLTEIRTSKKFEGDVADKTKAALEAFGKQFA from the coding sequence ATGGAAATCCGCGCCGCAGAAATCTCGAAGGTCATCAAGGACCAGATCGCCAATTTCGGTACCGAGGCCGAAGTCAGCGAAACCGGCACCGTGCTGTCGGTGGGTGACGGGATCGCCCGCATCCACGGCCTCGATCAGGTGCAGGCCGGCGAGATGGTGGAATTCGCCAACGGGGTGCAGGGCATGGCGCTCAACCTCGAAGCCGATAATGTCGGTGTCGTGATCTTCGGCTCGGACAGCGAGATCAAGGAAGGCGATGTCGTCAAGCGCACCGGCACCATCGTCGACGTGCCGGTCGGCAAGGGCCTGCTCGGCCGCGTGGTCGATGCGCTCGGCAACCCGATCGACGGCAAGGGCCCGATCGTCGCCGACAAGCGCATGCGCGTCGAAGTGAAGGCGCCGGGCATCATCCCGCGCGAATCCGTCTCGGAGCCCGTGCAGACCGGCCTCAAGGCGATCGACGCGCTTGTGCCCGTTGGCCGCGGCCAGCGCGAGCTGATCATCGGTGACCGCCAGACCGGCAAGACCGCCGTCGCGATCGACACCTTCATCAACCAGAAGGAAGCCAATCAGGGCGACGACGAAGGCAAGAAGCTCTACTGCGTCTATGTCGCCGTTGGCCAGAAGCGTTCGACCGTCGCGCAGATCGTCAAGCAGCTCGAAGAAAACGGCGCGATGGAATATTCCATCGTCGTCGCCGCGACCGCTTCGGAGCCCGCGCCGCTCCAGTACCTCGCGCCCTACACCGGCTGCGCGATGGGCGAATTCTTCCGCGACAACGGCATGCACGCCGTGATCGTCTATGACGACCTTTCCAAGCAGGCCGTCGCCTATCGCCAGATGTCGCTGCTGCTGCGTCGTCCTCCGGGCCGCGAAGCCTATCCGGGCGACGTGTTCTATCTTCACAGCCGCCTGCTCGAGCGTGCGGCGAAGATGAACGCGGAAAACGGCCACGGCTCGCTCACCGCGCTGCCGATCATCGAAACGCAGGCGGGCGACGTGTCGGCCTACATCCCGACCAACGTGATCTCGATCACCGACGGGCAGATTTTCCTCGAAACCGGCCTGTTCTATCAGGGCATCCGCCCCGCGATTAACGTCGGTCTCTCGGTGAGCCGCGTCGGCGGCGCCGCTCAGACCAAGGCGATGAAGAAGGTTTCGGGCTCGATGAAGCTCGACCTTGCGCAGTACCGCGAAATGGCGGCCTTCGCGCAGTTCGGCTCGGACCTCGACGCCGCGACGCAGAAGCTGCTTAACCGCGGCGCGCGCCTGACCGAGCTGCTCAAGCAGAAGCAGTTCTCGCCGATGCCGTTCGAAGAGCAGACCGTGTCGATCTATGCCGGCACCAACGGCTTCCTCGATGCGATCCCGGTGAACCGCGTCAACGAATACGAAGCGCAGATGCTCGATTTCATGCGCCGCGAACACGGCGACGTGCTGACCGAGATCCGCACCTCGAAGAAGTTCGAAGGCGACGTCGCGGATAAGACCAAGGCCGCGCTCGAAGCCTTCGGCAAGCAGTTCGCGTAA
- a CDS encoding F0F1 ATP synthase subunit delta — translation MDISAGIKASLAGRYASALFDLAAENGKVTAVEKDLETLGAALSESPDLAALTTNPELARDVQGKAMAAVAKKLKLSPLTTNFLGVLAGNRRLAKIPAIISAFKAIAAAQRGEVTATVTSAHPLSADQLAALKTKLTAREGRTVMLSAKVDPDLLGGLVVTIGSQRIDASIRTRLNSLAKAMQA, via the coding sequence GTGGATATTTCCGCCGGTATCAAGGCTAGCCTGGCTGGACGCTATGCCTCGGCCCTGTTCGATCTGGCTGCCGAGAATGGCAAGGTGACCGCGGTCGAGAAGGATCTCGAAACGCTGGGCGCTGCCCTGAGCGAATCGCCCGATCTCGCCGCGCTCACCACCAATCCCGAACTTGCCCGCGATGTGCAGGGCAAGGCGATGGCGGCGGTGGCGAAGAAGCTGAAGCTCAGCCCCCTGACCACCAATTTCCTTGGCGTTCTCGCCGGCAACCGCCGCTTGGCCAAGATCCCCGCGATCATCAGCGCATTCAAGGCGATTGCCGCTGCCCAGCGCGGCGAAGTGACCGCCACCGTCACCAGCGCGCACCCGCTCAGCGCCGATCAGCTCGCCGCCCTCAAGACCAAGCTGACGGCGCGCGAAGGCCGCACCGTCATGCTCTCCGCCAAGGTCGACCCCGACCTTCTCGGCGGGCTCGTCGTCACCATCGGATCGCAGCGCATCGATGCCTCGATCCGCACCCGTCTCAACTCGCTCGCCAAAGCCATGCAGGCTTAA
- a CDS encoding serine protease produces the protein MQDVSRKITAAWLHHLTLGLAALLVLAFALPAAADPGDVEAASRGVVRVIIIGEEGDQPVPISHGTGFAVSPTRIVTNAHVVSEATQDDTLRIGIVPPEGKGGAFARVIAISPRNDLALLEIAKGALRLPPLALAGGNGANLGEVAAVGYPMNVDLAQGLDMADIFSAQPPVKSRGFLSGERPSRQFDTILHTAPIARGNSGGPLLDPCGRVIGVNSFSADSSGGDGEFYFAVSLRELLPFLRSNGVEPTTNALPCRSIDELNAEERQRLEADQSQARERMAQRSEELREVREKARLTAQMEVLAARENRMALALIALIAAIGAGYAASIWRGDAARTTQARLAAAASAAALVIAGLLWITRPGLAEIEDRVAAALAEAEGGPVPEPTSPSTAAEGALICTLVPDRSRVTAARTDDVALEWSADGCVNGRTQYGLGKGGEWQRVFAAQDDAAVAVNTYDPATRTLRTDRYLLGQEALAEAREARAAYTPPSCGVSDAARTLGEQQSALIARLPERPNERLVYSCTAKTAAK, from the coding sequence ATGCAAGACGTCTCCCGCAAGATCACCGCTGCGTGGCTGCACCATCTGACCCTTGGGCTTGCGGCCCTGCTGGTGCTGGCCTTTGCCCTGCCCGCCGCCGCCGATCCCGGCGATGTCGAGGCGGCCTCGCGCGGGGTGGTGCGGGTCATCATCATCGGCGAGGAAGGCGACCAGCCCGTCCCCATCAGCCACGGCACCGGCTTTGCCGTCAGCCCCACCCGGATCGTCACCAACGCCCATGTCGTGAGCGAGGCGACGCAGGACGATACGCTGCGCATCGGCATCGTCCCGCCCGAGGGCAAGGGCGGCGCCTTTGCCCGCGTGATCGCGATCAGCCCGCGCAACGATCTCGCCCTGCTCGAAATCGCCAAGGGTGCGCTGCGCCTGCCGCCGCTGGCACTGGCGGGCGGCAACGGCGCGAATCTCGGCGAGGTCGCGGCGGTCGGTTATCCCATGAATGTCGATCTGGCGCAGGGGCTCGACATGGCCGACATCTTCAGCGCCCAGCCGCCGGTCAAGTCGCGCGGCTTCCTGTCGGGCGAGCGGCCCAGCCGCCAGTTCGACACCATCCTCCACACCGCCCCTATCGCGCGCGGCAATTCGGGCGGGCCGCTGCTCGATCCGTGCGGGCGGGTGATCGGGGTCAATTCCTTCAGCGCGGATTCGAGCGGCGGCGACGGCGAGTTCTATTTCGCGGTGTCCTTGCGCGAGTTGCTCCCCTTCCTGCGCAGCAACGGGGTGGAGCCGACCACCAACGCGCTCCCCTGCCGCTCGATCGACGAGCTCAATGCCGAGGAACGCCAACGGCTCGAAGCCGACCAGTCGCAGGCGCGCGAGCGGATGGCGCAGCGCTCCGAGGAACTGCGCGAGGTCCGCGAGAAGGCGCGGCTGACGGCGCAGATGGAGGTGCTGGCGGCGCGCGAGAACCGCATGGCGCTGGCGCTGATCGCGCTGATCGCCGCGATCGGCGCAGGCTATGCCGCAAGCATATGGCGCGGTGACGCAGCGCGCACCACCCAGGCCCGCCTCGCCGCCGCTGCCTCTGCCGCGGCGCTGGTAATTGCCGGGCTGCTGTGGATCACCCGCCCCGGCCTTGCCGAGATCGAGGACCGGGTCGCTGCCGCCCTCGCCGAAGCCGAAGGCGGCCCCGTGCCCGAACCGACCTCTCCCTCCACTGCGGCGGAGGGCGCGCTGATCTGCACGCTGGTGCCCGATCGCAGCCGCGTCACCGCCGCGCGCACCGACGATGTCGCGCTGGAATGGTCGGCGGATGGCTGCGTCAACGGGCGCACGCAATACGGGCTCGGCAAGGGCGGCGAATGGCAGAGGGTCTTCGCCGCGCAGGACGATGCGGCGGTGGCGGTCAACACCTATGACCCGGCCACCCGCACGCTGCGCACCGACCGCTATTTGCTGGGGCAGGAGGCTCTGGCCGAAGCGCGCGAGGCCCGCGCGGCCTATACGCCGCCCTCATGCGGGGTCAGCGATGCCGCGCGCACGCTGGGCGAACAGCAATCCGCGCTGATCGCCAGGCTGCCCGAGCGACCCAACGAGCGGCTGGTCTACAGCTGCACCGCGAAGACTGCGGCCAAATAG
- a CDS encoding methylated-DNA--[protein]-cysteine S-methyltransferase yields the protein MKHLENISDEQRWQAVLAKDRRFDGAFVTGVHSTGIYCRPSCPARVPLRRNVRFYPGAAEAEAAGLRACKRCSPNSQSAEEACVLAAIAAIRANGAMTLAALADLTGYTPTHFQRLFTRSLGLSPAAFARALREERVREALSAGLGVNEALARAGYAGADQFYAQMKGRLGMKPSDWNRGGAGKQVHWAVLPTSLGEMLVAATDKGVCCLAFGEGEAELRARFPRAELVAAGEDFRDLFAQVVAAVEQPGPGSAAIPLDVKGTAFQQRVWDELRRIPHGETRSYGELAAALGNPKASRAVGGANGANNVAVLIPCHRVIAADGSLGGYAYGLEIKAELLRREGAG from the coding sequence GTGAAACATTTAGAGAACATTTCCGATGAGCAGCGCTGGCAGGCGGTGCTCGCCAAGGATCGCCGGTTCGACGGGGCCTTCGTCACCGGCGTGCATTCGACCGGCATCTATTGCCGCCCCTCCTGTCCGGCGCGCGTGCCGCTGCGCCGCAATGTGCGGTTCTACCCCGGCGCGGCGGAAGCCGAGGCGGCGGGACTGCGCGCCTGCAAGCGCTGCTCGCCGAACAGCCAAAGCGCGGAGGAAGCCTGCGTCCTCGCCGCGATCGCCGCGATCCGCGCAAACGGTGCGATGACTTTGGCGGCGCTGGCCGACCTCACCGGCTACACGCCGACCCATTTCCAGCGCCTGTTTACCCGCAGTCTCGGCCTCTCTCCCGCCGCCTTCGCCCGAGCCCTGCGCGAAGAGCGGGTGCGTGAGGCGCTGAGTGCAGGCCTTGGCGTGAATGAAGCGCTCGCCCGCGCGGGCTATGCCGGGGCCGATCAGTTCTACGCACAGATGAAAGGCAGGCTGGGAATGAAGCCGAGCGACTGGAACAGAGGCGGTGCGGGTAAGCAGGTGCACTGGGCGGTGCTGCCGACCTCGCTCGGCGAAATGCTTGTCGCCGCGACCGACAAGGGCGTGTGCTGTCTCGCCTTCGGAGAGGGCGAAGCAGAACTGCGCGCGCGTTTCCCCCGCGCCGAACTGGTCGCGGCGGGCGAGGATTTCCGCGACCTTTTCGCACAGGTCGTGGCGGCGGTCGAACAGCCGGGACCGGGCAGCGCCGCGATCCCGCTCGACGTGAAGGGCACCGCCTTCCAGCAGCGCGTGTGGGACGAACTACGCCGCATCCCGCATGGCGAGACACGCTCATATGGCGAGTTGGCAGCGGCGCTGGGCAATCCCAAGGCGAGCCGCGCAGTCGGCGGGGCCAACGGCGCGAACAATGTCGCGGTACTGATCCCCTGCCACCGCGTAATCGCCGCCGATGGCTCGCTGGGGGGCTATGCCTATGGTCTGGAGATCAAGGCGGAGCTCCTGCGGCGCGAGGGTGCGGGCTGA